The nucleotide sequence AAACATTCAGCTTGACAAGTTCGGCCAGACGCTCAATGGTCGTCGTTGCGTCAAAGCCCTTTTCGAGCATGAACATGCGGATGCAGTCCACAATAAAAACACTCCCTGCCTGCTTGAGGGAAAGCAACCCCTTGTGCTCCCCCCCCTCTCCAGAATGAAGCGCCCCAGAAGACCGACAGGGGGTTTGTGCTTCAGGTCGTTTTCGAGCATGTAATACAGAAAACTGGAATTCCTGCGAAGTTCGGCATGGACAATGTCGCGCAGATCCTGGCAGAGCGAAGGCTCGCCCACCAAGGGCATGAAATCGAAGAAAATGGTCGAGTACATGACCCTCTTCGGCTCCGGAACGGTGATCCAGCTCGAGACACGGTCCTGCCAATCCTTGAGCCGGCCTCGCCAGAGGGGGTTGTTGGCCATGACCTTGCCGTTGCAGAGGGGATAGCCGACCCGGTCAAAGGCATTCACGAGCCTTTCGGCAAAGGGGATGAAAAACGCATCGACCTCCTCGAGCCTGGAGTCTGGGAAGTTTTCGTAGATGAGGCCGTTGTCCTGGTCCGGCCCGAGGAGCATCTCCTTGCGGCCCCCGCTGCCCATGATGATCAGGCAGAAGTCGATATCCGGGGGGCTCATTCCCTCCGATTTAACCTCCTCGAGGACGATCTCGAAACAGCGGCGCAGGATGCAGTGGTGGATATAGGAAAGGATCTCCATCGTTTCGAAGGGTGAGCGTGTCTCGCTCAGAAGAACCCGGGCAACCTTGACCATCTCTTCCCTGGCGGTCATCAGGTCCTCGATCGTCCGGGCCTCCTTGACACTGCCGACGAGAAGCATCGACTTCTGGCTTCGGTACTTCATCAGGTCCCGCAGGGTCACGATCCCCACGATCGCGCCCCCGTCGAGGATCGGCATGTGCTTGATCCCGTGCCCCATCATGAAGGTTGTGGCTTCGTACATGTAGGTATCCGGTGCCATGATGAAGGGGTTCGGGGTCATGACATCGAAGGCCGTTGTCGATTCGCAGTTGACCTCTTCCCGGGCGAGAACCTTGGAGACCAGATCATGCTCGGTGATAATGCCGGAGGCTCGGCCGGTCTCGTCGCAGACGAGCATGGCGCCGATGCCCCTCTGGGTCATCCTGCCGGCGATCTCCCTGACCGGGGCGGAGGGGGGGCAGGTCTCCACCGGAGAGGACATGATCTCCGAAAGACGCTTCTGAAAGGGATAGGCCTCCATCTGGGTCAGGGCTTTTTCGGCGTGATCCCTGACCATGTCCGAATAGAGGCTGCGAACCCGGGAAAAAATCGCCTTGGTAAAATACTCAGTGATCTGGGGATTGCGCTTGCCCGCCTTGGCGAGGAGCTCGGATGGGACCAGGTAGCATTCGGTCGGCGTGACGGTCCGGGCCCCGGCGGTGTAGGACTCGTTGGTGAAGACGGGCGTCCCCCCGAAGAAGGAGCCCTCCTTGCGGTAGTCCACCACCATCTCGACCCCTCCCGGGGTCAGGGCGACGATTTCCACCAGGCCGGTTTTGATGATGTACAGAAAACAGGTCGGCGGATCGTGCTGGTTGAAAATGTGAATATGGGGGGGGAACTTCTTGACAACGGCCGCCCGATTGAACTCCTCGAAGGTCTCTTCGGGGAGGAGGTTGAACGGCTCCGTATCCTTTAATCGCTTGATCAGGCCCATTGGTCACCCCCCGTCCCAAGAACTGTGCAGCTTCTGTTAAGACAAAAAAAGGCCTCCGTGCGGGAAGCCTTGATCACATGTGAGTTCGATAATATCACAAGAATATTGAAGACCAAAGGAATTGGTGGTTCCGGACTCTTTTCACCTCGTGGGAGGAAATTTTCTCACTGGCGCTTCTTCTTGCCGAATGTAAACGGGTGGGCCTGGCGGCTGACGATAAAGTCGGCAAAAATCTTTACCCAGAGAGTCATGCCGGCCATGGCGCTCCAGGTCTTATAGGAGAAAAAGCCGCCGGCGACACCGAGGATGGTGGTAACGGCAACGGCCCCTGCGGCCAGGTTGATCATCCCGGTATAGGGAGCCCACTTTTCGGCATCGGACGGAGCTTCCCCGCCCTTGAGCGCGACTTCTTCGTAGTTGTGCTTGATGAAAATCCTCCATGCGCGCCGCAACCAGAGAAACGCCATCGGAAAAAGAGCAAGGAAGAGCAACCAAGTTACAACGATACTGACATCAAAGACCATTCAGAACTCCCGTTGTGCC is from Desulfuromonas sp. and encodes:
- a CDS encoding putative nucleotidyltransferase substrate binding domain-containing protein → MAGPCLELDHRSGAEEGHVLDHFLRFHALGGRAFALPGSARHCPCRTSQEFQFSVLHARKRPEAQTPCRSSGALHSGEGGEHKGLLSLKQAGSVFIVDCIRMFMLEKGFDATTTIERLAELVKLNV